The Panulirus ornatus isolate Po-2019 chromosome 19, ASM3632096v1, whole genome shotgun sequence genome includes the window TGCCATCATTTGTCATAGTTGTGAAGGCTGGTGTCAAGTATTTATTATGTGGGGAAAGTGTCAAATGTTTTGGTGATGTCTGTTGTCACTAGTATTGTGTGGGATTGGGGTTGTAGTTGGTTGAAGCTATCTAGGATATGCCATGTGTAGCCTGTGCTGGTGGTCAAGTGGTTGGGTCTGAAACTttgttgtgtgggtgagagtagGATATTTTGCTTGGTGCTGTAGTGGATCAGTTTTTCTCTGAGTTTAGATACTGAGGTAGATGGGGTAGGTTGATTGAGGGTTTTAGGGTTGTTACAAGTTGGACCTCTTTAATCCAGTAACATTGAGACCTGGCCATTACCAAACCACAGAAAATGGCAGAAATAGAAATTGACCTGTAAGGGAACCCCGTTTAAAAATATATGCCCAACCCCAAATCTTGCcggctcattccacatacatattgttgTGTTATTAAAGgcagaacaaagcttaaaactgGAGATAATACAACTATTAATGCTTCCACAcaagtttttattgttacattagAAATACCCCCAGATAGAAACCgcagtatcttgggcaagggttttttgtGGCATATGACGCCATTACAGGGTAGATTTGTcatcattatacacttgttctgggctAAGTTTTCTGCTGCCACTAACTGTGGAAATTCATCAACAAACTTTGTCGAATctttgtgatgagtagttaatgtaacgaaCGACCATTGGTTGGTAGTTGGCGTTGCTCAAcccttgttactattgttgttttattgttatcatcaaggcAGCCAGCCTGGACTGTGTCTgttccagccaggcagccagctcaTACACACTATCACCCTATACATATTGCAgttggttgtttaatagagaattggagtttttatcgtTTCTTTTAATACGACCTTACACTACAAATTTCCGTGTCATTACTATGCTCACACCTTTATTACTTGGGAGCTTAAAacactttataagtgcactgtctaattctgtactcctggcacctttcaaagttttccaaaactaaacttttctggctttcattttcagtaaaaaatgaatataagaaattaacaggacagTTAACTAGCTTGGctacagtgtaaacagattttggtgccttagtgctgctaacagcaccACCCTAGTGGCATATCCTCAAACTCATGGCAACAAATTCAAAATGTGTTAGACCCTGGGAGTTACTGAACCACAGATCGCCGGATTGAAGAGGTACTACCTGTATTATGTTGGCAAGCTTCCAGATGttaggattttgttgtgtaggcaGAAGTgtttgaagatatctgtaattgctttgatatgttgtcaggacATGTTGCTAGAGAGTTCTCTGTTTTGATTGCAACACATGTTGCTGTTGGAGTGAAGGAAGAGTAGGCAGTTGTTTCTGGATAAATTTCATTTAGGTTTTTCCTAACTTTCCAATTTAAGGGTGAGGTCTGTTTAATGGTGACATTTTGCAGCTGATTTTCATTTAGTGTAATATCCTGTGACACAAAAGAATAAAAGACCCATTTTCTTTCAGGAGTGCAGCAACATACTGGCTACTGGTGGTGGAGAGCAGTTAGCGGAAAGGACTAATGTACCCTTCTTGGGTCGAGTGCCTATTGATCCTAGCTTAGCCCATTGTACTGAGGAAGGAGTAAGTTACCTTGAGAAATTTGCTAATTCTTCTGTCAGTAAGGTTTTTTGGGCTGTTATGACCAAGTTGCTTGGTAGTGAATCAGATGAGATGGAAGTAGAGAATTAAATTGTACCTGACACCCAAGGATGTttcaataaatgaaaataagatttaAAGTTCTTTCAAATCTAATGTAAAAACTAGATTAGTAATACATAGAGTAAAAATACATTCATTTGAAATGGATATACATTCTAAAAAATGGTTTTGAAACcgatttgtcaacctttcctatctttcaatacatacatatgtatacatgggtgaggagagatggaaagcaggaattactggattacataataATGATATGGAAATGCAATAGAGACCATTGGATTTGAATATGTTGAGAGGGGTAGCTAGGGGGATGTCCAATTATCACATAATAGAGGTAAGGGCATAGATTTGTAAAGGCTTCAGGAaaggaggaaatgatatgggtgagaaaatGGTGAAAGTAAGGGAGGCTGGAAAAggcataaggtgagagtaaatgcatCTAAGGGAGTGGACAAGGAATGAGAGGTCTTTAGAAAGGCAGTGCTGacgtgtgagagaagtgtgtggcatgcagaaggtgggcaGGGGAGAAAGTGCAATGAATGATGGGAAGATGAAGTTGAGTTGATAATAAAATACAAAAGGGAAGTGTTTAGGTGTTCTTTACTGGGAAGTAATGCGAGTGACagagatgtataagggaaagcagcaggaggtgaagaggagggtgCAGGGGCTGTGAaagaaggcaagagagagagatgttttgaaAAAAGGATTATAAGATGCTTTGAAAAAAGGTTAatcatgtgagaaaaacaagatagcagatgggaacatcagtgaagggggcaaatggggaaatggcAGCAGGGAGAAGTGAGGtgaaaggagatgaagtgagtactttatgggattgttgaatatgtttgataaattgggtggtagatatagggtgtgtaGGTCAGGGAGGTATTTGAAGTGAGAGACTCGTGGGAAATGTTTTGGTGAAAGCTATGCATaatatgaaatgtggtaaggttgCTAGagtaaatggtattgcagtttaatttcttttgaaagtgggtgactgttgttgttgattaaTATGTAAGGTTTATCAATGTATTTATATAGGGTGAGAAGCCTGAGGATTTGGAAAAATTTCCCTAAGTGCCTTTGTATacaggcaaagggaataaatgtgaatgttgaaattactgaggtatgttTGTTAGTGTACAtgataagctgtatgggagagtggtggcaTGCATGGTACATCAGATTGGGAGGAACAAATGTGGTTTTATAAGTGGTAGAGTATttgtggattaagtgtttgctctgaaaagtCCGTGAGaagtagagaaacagaaggatttgcatgtggcatttatgaatctgtggttttgatgcattgcacatgacaacaagagaacaaaagtgagtgaatgaggcctctctttgttccaggcactaccttgctaatgcaggaaatggcaaataaaaaaaaattctggtatTACATAGCCATAATATTTTTAGATCACACTTGCTATATTTTCACTTGctcactttttctttttgtatcagctaattttcatttcatccttagtGTAGAGTTTGAAGCCAGTAAGATAAGGATGCAGTTAGCAAACCAGAGACCCACTGTTGGTCATAAGATGTTTAACTGCACACCATGGCtttcacacacactgcacactaaCTCTTTGGTATACTGTATCTACTGTACCAAACCCTGATACATAATAAATCCCTTGATACAACACTTATGCAATATAACTATTTAAGACACACATCTTTAAATCCACAAATAGCATGATCTATCTGATACCACATTGCATTATCACAAGTATCACTATTATCTTGGCAACTATCTGAGAGTGTAAAGTTTCCCAGCTGGGTTGTTAAGAGTTTACTTGGAGTAGATTGGTTATCCACAGTAAATGAAGAGGATATTGGAGTTTGTATAACTGGTGCTATTCCTTTTGAGTGATTCGTGGGAGTTTCTAAGCCTTGTCTTCTATAAACAGATCTTTGGTTACTTAAACAAGGGCCATCATGAAAATTTTGGTTATGAGTTTGAATTCCATTTAAGGTTTCTACACTTTTTTCAGATGTACTTAATCTATTTCCTCCATCAGAAGAGTCACTTTTGCAATGCAAATTGCTGTGGCTATTAATGTCACTAGAAAAAGAGTATCGCTTTGATACACTCGACAAGTCAAAACCTAGTGACCTTTTTGCTGCAGTTTTTCTCGAGGAAGGACTAGAGCACTGAATGATCCCAGAACCAACACAAGGAGTAAGGTCCATAGAGTTTCCAACTTGTGGAGGATTGTGCACATTAATGTGTATTATTTGTGCACAGGAATTTGGAGCATATCCAGGACGAGGTACAAGACCAGAAGTAATTATATCAGGTATTGATGATATAGTTCGATTTTGCAAAGTACTGAATGTCTTGAATGTGGAAGGAGAGTGCTTCTGTAACATTACCCATACTTTCTGGATACCACAAGGTCGATTCACAAGATTCAGCAAGTCCTCATTTGTTATGAGAGTTCTGTAAAATACAATACACATAGTTATGTCATTATATTGTTAATAATGCTTTTCAAAGGCTGATAAAgtacctctgtttaccaactcatagATCAGCTGTTTTGCATAAAAGCTTAAGAAGTCACGAATTTAATATGACATGCTTTGTCATATATTCAAAGCCTGTCCTCCCTTGCTGGATCATTCATTAGTTGAACCCTGACCATGTATAaatcaacagacctttccatggtttaccctagacacttcacatgcctggttcaatccactgacagcacatccacttcagtataccacatcgttccaattcactctattccttgcacacctatcaccatactgtatgttcaggccatgatcgctcaaaatcttttttaccccatccttccacctccaatttggtcttccacttcttctttcctccacctctgacacatatatcttcatcaatcttccctcactcattctctccatgtgttcaaaccatttcaacacactctcttccactctctcaatcatactctttttattacaacacatctctcttaccctttcattacttacctgatcaaatcacctcacaccacatattgtcctcaaacacttcatttccaacatatccaccctcctccacacagccctatctatagcccatgcctcgcaaccatataacattgtttgaaccactattccttcaaacatatccatttttgctctccgagataacgttctctttctccacacattcttcttcactcccacaacttttgccccctcccccaccctatgactcacttccacggttccatttactactaagtccactcccagatatctaaaacacttcacttcctccaattttcctcctctcaaactcacatcccaactaaattgCCCCTCAACACATTAGACTTTACCAAGTAGGTAAGAAAGAAATGCACAAAAACTGCATTCTTCTATGCCTGAAAAACAGCActtgttgtatgtatgtactggTCTCCTTGCCTTACCACCATCTCACCAGGTCAGGCCAGGCTACAGTACTCCCTGTTAAATTCCACCCAAAACTGACAATCTGCAAATGTGATACCAAAATGTACATCTGGATACATGCTACTGATCTGTGTTTGAACTGACTTCATACAGTGAAAAGGTGTTGAGATATCACTAGAGAAATTACAGAAGAAAGATGGATAAGTTGATACATTTTATGTATGCTTGTTTGGTATCTTTATGAAGGTTTCTGGCCATACATCTGATTGTTTTGGGTATATGTGAATTTTAATTATATGTTGTAATTCAAAATTTTGTCAATGATGACTCTGTATTCATACTTCTATTGCAGCTATGGAATGTCTTGGCCATCCAAGTACAATGAATAGAATGAttctgattattatcattattattacaggtAGATGACCCTAAATCTGACAACCTGATAACCAACTGTTTCAGTGGCTTCTCCATTggatttaaagaaaatctttatAACCATTTCTGATTACTGTTTTTCAAGTAAAGTGAAAATATTGTTTAAGGGTTGTCTCTTTCACTGTAGACTAATCATCTGTAATGCTGCTTTTGTTTGTTTGGCATGGTGAGTATATGCAGTAAATGTGATCTTGGTTCTAGCCAGCCTTTTGCTTCTTCAGCCCTCTATTGGTGTTTGCTGGGACTTTTACTGTTTTCTGTTGATCTGTATCTCTGAAgtctgttcccacctggaactccctcatgggggtggccacagcaatagtctttatatctagtgaactccaatgccacttctcagcctttagtgcctcattctTGATAgcccactagcagagggcaactaaTTTGTGTTTGCataggcttctacctaatgctcctacctactacttctatctactgcttccTCCAtcttgccaaaaagcagggctagcacattgtgctaaccacaggaaaatctagagtttttgtacaaagaatgagctgtgtcagttaagtgctgtcaagtgttatgtaccacaaggagaggttgtatgttagtGGACAGAGTGCTAGTGGTCAACatatgggtaaggcagaaagaaaaaacagctatcTGGATCAGAGGagcgcaacttgacaaccactgaagtaccagctgactacacagccatcactaatcgtggctagtactggtaatataccttcatGGAGAAAAATTTCAAAAAGGCAATGATATAGCCATTTGGCTGGTCAAAGTGCCAAGAGGGAGCATGTATCTTACCTAAAAAACTGCATAGTATTGTGTCGACCATCTAAGCTCTCAAGCTCCCGTACTGTTTTGTAGTTATGAGGGAGACTTATGTTGAAAAGCTCACGGCTGGATAGTATGGAGCAGCCTAAACTTATATTAACTGCTACGACATCACCTTCTTCAAATTCAGTGCGTAATCTCTGAaaaaagtttcatttttttttaatacagtaCTTCCAAAAATAACATTTCAGAAATCAATTTCTTTTATCCATCTTCGGAAAGTTATTTACAGCATACCTCTGACTCCAAGAAAAATCAAACTCTCTAAGCTATCCTCTGATAAAACAACTTGAAATACATTGGAGAAAGAGTTTTGATGTTATGATGGAGTACCAGCCCAGACGTGTACACATACTAGATTGGGGTCTATATACAGCTAGACCAAACCAACTACTGAGGCTCATTTGAACACTAAGCTTTAGTGATAAAGGACAGCACCATAAACCAGCATAAGGTAAAGTCTTGAAACCGATTAATCTAAGATTATTCTGTATCAGTAATGTACTTTACTTACCTGTATCACTAATTAATCTAATTAGAGTATACTGTATCATTAATGTATGTTTTTACCTGCATCACTGCCTTGAAATTTTCAATGAAGTTCTTAACCTTTCTCAGCCATCGTTGTCTTTTTCTTTCCAGATTTTGTCTCACAATTTCTTCCTTTCTACTGTAAACCTGAAATATCACAGTGTAATAACATTTAGTGcttaaaagaagaggaagaagaataaaaaagttTTGAAGAATGGAAAATCATTTCTCTACTAAAGATAGTTCTACAAATATCTAAGAGAAAGCACTTACTCATGGGGGTCCGAGCAAAATGGGATGAATTCATGAGCATTTACTCCTTTGTACCACCATAATAACTTGCAAGATCATCAGATGCTTGTTCAGTGGCCAAATGGACCTACAGTAACCCACTCAAGCCTATGACTTCATATCAAAGAGGTTACTTCGTCAAGCATAACTAGCCACCACCATCCATTCACAGCCAAGAATCAAGATatggttttcaaaaagaaaagagggTAAGAAAGGGAAAGGAAACTATGCAAATGGATGCTCAGAGGGCTCTACTTAGAGGaaattttttccattcttcaaAACATGACATTTTTTTTATCCAATGAAGGAGTCCTAAGAGCATCTGATTGCATAGGAGGAGCAGCTTGACCTTCATGCAGTGGATGACATCCATGGATGATCTCTTACAAAATGATGGCCAATATCCATGGATATTTTAACTTTTCTCACCACTGATTAAATATCCAGCTGACTTATCATACAGTTAGGATCCTCTAGAGGTCTCCTTTATTGCCAGAAATGCATGAGAAAAAATTCTGATCAAATCAGTACCCCTACAGTCACCAATATAGGTACACAGTCATCGACATAAAAGTCATGCATAAACAGTAACCTTCCACAATACATATCtatgttttctaatttttttttctggtctatGGCACTGTTGTGGCCACTGCAGAGTGATTTACGAGTGTGGgattttcctctttcactcttGAAGCCAATCTTTTGATATTACATAAGTCATTGGTGCTACCGATTATGAGGGAGAGGGATAATGTAGGGTCAGATAATAAACATGTTAATGTACTGATATAAAAGAGTAGAGATGACTTCAGATATCTTATGCTTCTACAGCATGTGAAATTTCATTATCAAAATCAGTATTCCACTTAGCTGTGCCATGATTAATTTGATATGAAAGGTAAAAAGTGAGTTCAGATGTCTTTAGAGATATAAATCTGACCCTgtgtggtacatacatacatcaattaGATCCTtatatcttttatactattcgccatttcccgcattagtgaagtagcatttagaacagaggactgaacctttgagggaatatcctcattaggcccccttctccgttccttcttttggaaaattaaaaacgagagggaaatgCATTAATGATAAAGGAAACTACACATTTAAAGACCCTAAAGACAAGTTTACATTTATTACAGCTTCATTCAGTTTTTATATCAACATGCAAACCAAACAAAGCTCTACAGAATCCAAACAAACAAGTGTCAGGTGTTTTCTTTCAGCTGGCACATGATGTTTAGTTTTCTAATGCACAGGGTAAATGATGTCaggatgccacaagcatcctgaTATCATTTTCCACTGGCTAGAGTTGAacaaataatgtatatattcacTCGACTATTCATTTTGAGTTTTTATTAGACAATTACCTTTGACAA containing:
- the LOC139755528 gene encoding uncharacterized protein, which codes for MTSKQGKRRKINIDVKLERNLTRSSCIKIIEDLLKYILYQRRQIPLQYDLLVREVAKEEHLATSATEQEKNESQVYSRKEEIVRQNLERKRQRWLRKVKNFIENFKAVMQRLRTEFEEGDVVAVNISLGCSILSSRELFNISLPHNYKTVRELESLDGRHNTMQFFRTLITNEDLLNLVNRPCGIQKVWVMLQKHSPSTFKTFSTLQNRTISSIPDIITSGLVPRPGYAPNSCAQIIHINVHNPPQVGNSMDLTPCVGSGIIQCSSPSSRKTAAKRSLGFDLSSVSKRYSFSSDINSHSNLHCKSDSSDGGNRLSTSEKSVETLNGIQTHNQNFHDGPCLSNQRSVYRRQGLETPTNHSKGIAPVIQTPISSSFTVDNQSTPSKLLTTQLGNFTLSDSCQDNSDTCDNAMWYQIDHAICGFKDVCLK